A window from Ruminiclostridium josui JCM 17888 encodes these proteins:
- a CDS encoding YibE/F family protein, with amino-acid sequence MEAHYLKKLLNKKTLIYISTIVISIVLLYIGNRFTTNNLDMFKGVDGVEAQSAIVVKIIKTSKTEYNLGGDSPNEGKDIAFSAKLLSGKDKGKQIIALQTIDPFSSGSQKEIEPGDKIILYKLDNKDSEFDWVMAEYHRTNALLVLGIVFFILLLIFGRSKGFNTILSLIFTFAAIFAVFVPAILQGFNIYIWSIITCLFIICMTLLIVYGPSKKSLAAGIGCMVGILVSGVLITFMDKVLKLTGFVSEESLYLLRINTKNPIDLKAIIFAAILIGAIGAIMDVSMSIAASLAEMQEKLEYTPFSLLVKSGIAIGKDIMGTMANTLILAYIGSSLSVVLLLVSYNSSLLELLNKEMIVVEILQSLVGSIGILFTMPLTSLVCAYLYAEKIKLPIADNSDLDMTEKSGNDEYNDGWK; translated from the coding sequence CATTTACATCTCTACTATTGTTATTTCTATAGTTCTGTTGTACATAGGGAACAGATTTACCACTAATAATCTTGATATGTTTAAAGGCGTTGACGGTGTTGAAGCCCAAAGTGCAATTGTTGTTAAGATAATTAAAACCAGTAAAACCGAGTATAATCTTGGTGGAGACAGCCCAAATGAGGGAAAGGATATTGCTTTTTCGGCAAAACTTTTATCCGGTAAAGACAAGGGTAAGCAGATTATCGCTCTTCAAACCATAGATCCATTTTCAAGTGGCTCACAAAAAGAAATTGAGCCAGGAGATAAAATAATTTTATATAAACTAGATAACAAGGATTCTGAATTTGATTGGGTCATGGCGGAATATCACAGAACTAATGCACTTTTGGTACTAGGAATCGTCTTTTTTATCCTGCTTCTGATATTTGGAAGATCTAAAGGCTTCAATACAATTTTGTCACTCATATTTACGTTTGCAGCCATTTTTGCCGTTTTTGTTCCAGCGATATTACAGGGCTTCAACATATATATATGGTCCATAATAACCTGTCTTTTTATTATCTGCATGACTCTACTTATCGTGTATGGTCCAAGCAAGAAAAGTCTTGCTGCTGGTATTGGGTGTATGGTAGGTATTCTTGTATCCGGTGTTTTAATTACTTTTATGGACAAAGTATTAAAGCTTACAGGGTTTGTCAGCGAGGAATCTCTCTACCTTTTACGTATTAATACTAAGAATCCCATAGATTTAAAAGCAATAATATTTGCTGCAATTCTCATTGGAGCAATCGGTGCAATAATGGACGTGTCAATGTCAATTGCAGCTTCACTTGCTGAAATGCAGGAAAAACTGGAATATACTCCTTTTAGTTTATTGGTGAAATCCGGAATAGCAATTGGAAAAGATATAATGGGAACAATGGCTAACACCCTTATCCTTGCTTATATTGGCAGCTCCCTATCCGTTGTTTTGCTTCTGGTTTCATATAACAGTTCACTTTTGGAACTACTTAACAAGGAAATGATAGTTGTGGAGATTCTTCAGTCGTTGGTAGGGAGCATAGGTATACTATTTACAATGCCTCTGACATCACTTGTTTGTGCTTACCTGTATGCAGAAAAAATTAAGCTTCCCATTGCAGACAATTCTGACCTTGATATGACAGAAAAGTCTGGGAATGATGAATACAACGACGGTTGGAAATAG